The Polyodon spathula isolate WHYD16114869_AA chromosome 52, ASM1765450v1, whole genome shotgun sequence genome window below encodes:
- the LOC121307083 gene encoding probable G-protein coupled receptor 21: MNSSFGGNQSSQTFCLLGISYSQTVNICILEVVIIIFLTVLIISGNLVVIFVFHCAPLLNHHTTSYFIQTMAYADLFVGVSCLVPSLSLLHYSTGFQESVTCKIFGYIVSVLKSVSMASLACISVDRYIAITRPLSYNTLVTPWRLRVCIFLIWIYSCLVFLPSFLGWGKPGYHGDIFKSCALNWDTDAYFTSFIVVMLYAPAALTVCFTYFNIFRICQQHNKEINDRRARFSSQEGDSPDTQACPDRRYAMVLFRITSVFYILWLPYIIYFLLESSNIYSNPVASFLTTWLAISNSFCNCVIYSLSNSVFRKGLKRLSGAVCASCTCHVKSKKPLPQCSKRSTNGCNA, encoded by the coding sequence ATGAACTCTTCCTTTGGTGGAAACCAGTCCAGCCAAACCTTCTGTCTCCTGGGCATCAGCTATTCACAGACTGTCAACATTTGCATCCTAGAAGTTGTAATCATTATTTTTCTTACTGTGCTGATTATTTCAGGCAAccttgttgttatttttgtatttcattgtgcACCTCTGTTGAACCACCACACAACAAGCTATTTCATCCAAACCATGGCATACGCTGATCTCTTTGTAGGGGTGAGTTGTCTGGTCCCTTCATTGTCCCTGCTGCACTACTCCACAGGGTTTCAGGAGTCTGTGACTTGCAAGATTTTCGGATACATAGTTTCTGTTCTCAAAAGCGTTTCCATGGCTTCGTTAGCTTGCATCAGTGTTGATAGATACATTGCAATTACGAGACCCTTATCGTATAACACTCTGGTCACACCATGGAGGCTACGGGTCTGCATTTTTCTTATCTGGATCTACTCCTGCTTggttttccttccttcctttttgGGCTGGGGCAAACCGGGCTACCACGGGGACATATTTAAGTCTTGTGCCTTAAACTGGGATACAGACGCCTATTTTACCTCTTTTATTGTGGTGATGCTGTATGCGCCGGCTGCTTTAACAGTCTGCTTTACATACTTTAACATATTCCGGATCTGTCAGCAGCACAATAAAGAAATCAATGACCGCCGAGCACGCTTCAGCTCGCAGGAGGGAGACTCTCCCGACACCCAGGCCTGCCCGGACAGGCGCTACGCTATGGTTTTGTTTCGCATCACCAGCGTCTTCTACATCCTCTGGTTGCCCTATATCATCTATTTCTTGCTGGAGAGCTCCAACATTTACAGCAATCCTGTCGCCTCATTCCTGACCACCTGGCTGGCCATCAGCAACAGCTTCTGCAACTGTGTCATCTACAGCCTCTCCAACAGCGTCTTCCGGAAAGGACTGAAGCGGCTTTCGGGTGCCGTCTGTGCCTCCTGCACATGCCACGTGAAGAGCAAGAAGCCTCTGCCTCAGTGTAGCAAGCGGTCCACAAACGGCTGCAATGCTTAG